In Thioclava sp. GXIMD2076, one DNA window encodes the following:
- the mutT gene encoding 8-oxo-dGTP diphosphatase MutT codes for MTKKIILVSAVALIDADGRVLLAQRPEGKSMAGLWEFPGGKVEPGETPEACLIRELKEELGIDTWASCLAPLTFASHSYDDFHLLMPLFACRKWEGIPSPREGQTLEWAQAKDLTTYPMPPADIPLIPMLRDWL; via the coding sequence GTGACGAAGAAGATCATCCTCGTCTCGGCCGTCGCCCTGATCGATGCCGACGGGCGCGTGCTTCTGGCACAGCGCCCCGAAGGCAAGTCGATGGCGGGTCTGTGGGAGTTTCCGGGGGGCAAGGTCGAGCCGGGCGAGACGCCCGAGGCCTGCCTGATCCGCGAGCTGAAGGAAGAGCTTGGCATCGATACGTGGGCGAGCTGCCTTGCACCACTGACATTCGCCAGCCACAGCTATGACGACTTCCATCTGCTGATGCCGCTCTTTGCCTGCCGCAAATGGGAGGGCATCCCCTCCCCGCGCGAGGGACAGACGCTGGAATGGGCGCAGGCCAAGGATCTGACCACCTATCCGATGCCGCCCGCCGACATTCCGCTGATCCCGATGCTGCGGGACTGGCTGTAG